The sequence gtatttgtatatatatataatatatatatatatatatatatatatatatatatatatataatatatgtatatatattatatataacacatacatacacatacatatctatatattaatatataaataatatatatatatattatatatatatatgtatatattatatatatagatattgttatgttgtttatgtgtatatatataatatataatatattatatatatatatatatatatatatatatatatattttcatatcatttatatagtatatatttatatatatatctatatctatatgtatacatgtgtgtgcatgtgtatgtatattatatacaaataaataatatatatatttatctatatatatatatatgtaaaacatggtgtgtgtgtgtgtgtgtgtgtgtgtgtgtggtgtgtatgtgtgtgtgtgtgtgtgtgtgaaaatatacatataatataataaatatataatatatatatgtgtgtgtgtgtgtgtggtgtgtgtgagtgtttgtgtgtgttgtgtgtgttggtgctatccatatatataacatatatatattatataatatatatatgaatgaataaatacacacacacatagacacagacatacaccacacacacacacacccacacacacacacacaccacacacacacacacacctacacacacacacacacacatcacacacacccaacacacacacacaccacaaacacaaacacacacacaccacacacacacacacaccacaaacacacacacacaaaaacacacaacacacacacacacacacacccaaaataatatatatatatatatatatatatatatataaattatatataatatatgtatatatatgtgtgtatgtatatataatatatatataatatataatacaaaatatatataatatatattatatatattatatattttatatatatatatatatatatattaataataatatatttatatatatattatttattatatgtatatatatgtattgtatgtatgtgtatatatactaatatataataaatatatcatatatatattatatagtatatatatatatatatatatacatatacattataatgacatatatatatattatatacatatatatacatattatacatatattaatataattaccacaaacacacacacacacacacacacacacacaacacacacacacacacacatttatattatatatattatttatatattatatatatatattatatattatatatgcatgtatatattatatgtatacatgtgtgtgtgtgtgtgtgtgtgtgtgtgtgtgtgtgtgtgtggtgggtgggtgtgtgtgtacatattacaaataatatataatatatatataaatatatataaatatgtatatgtatgtaatatatatatgcatatatatctatatgtatacatgtgtgtgcgtgtgtatgtatatatattacaaataaataaatatatatatttatctatatattatatatatagttaaacatgtgtgtgttgtgtgtgtgtgtgtgtgtgtgtgtgtgtgggtgtgtgtgtgtgtgtgtgtattagttaatatattattatatatatatatataatgttgtgtgtgtgtggtgtgtgtgtgtgttgtgtgtgtgtttgtgtgtgtgtgtgtgtgttatccatatatataatatattatatatatatattatatataaataaattacaacACAATAGACACagaatacacacaacacacacaaccaccagacacacacacaaacacacacacacacacacacaccacacacaacaaaacaacacaccacacacacacacacacacaacacacaccacacacacacacacacaaacacaaccccacacaacaactacacacacacacacacacacacacacacacacacaccacacacacacacacacacaccacaccccaccccacacacacacacacacacacactatattatataataataataatatatatatatatatatatatatatatatatatattatgtgtgtatgtatgtgtacatatatatataatatatatacatacatatatatatatatatatatatatatatatatatatatatgtatatatataaagtgtacatatatacaatatatatatatgcatatatatatatatatatatatatatatatatatatatacatatacatatgcatatatatattcatacatatatatacatatatcaattaataaatacacacacacacacacacacacacacacacacacacacacacacacatatatatatatatatatatatatatatatatatatatatatgcatgtatatttatatgtatacatgtgtgtgtgtgtgtgtgtgtgtgtgtgtgcgtgtgtacatatgtacaaataaataaaaatttatatatatataaatatgtatatgtatttatatatatatgcatatatatctatatgtatacatgtgtgtgcgtgtgtatgtatatatatacaaataaataaatatatatatttatctatatttatatgtatacatgtgtgtgtatgtgtgtgtgtgtgtgtgtgtgtgtgtgtgtgtgtgtatgtatatatatatatatatatatatatatatatatatatatatatatatatgtgtgtgtgtgtgtgtgtgtgtgtgtgtttatgtgtgtgtgtgtttgtgtgtgtgtgtgtgtgtgcttatgcatatatatatatatatatatatatatatatatatatatatatatatatatatatatatgtatacatatatatatatatatatatatatatatatatatatatacacatatatatatatatatatatatatatatatatatgcatatatatatatatatatatatatatatatatatatgtatacatatatatatacacatatatatatatatatatatatatatgcatatatatatatatatatatatatatatatatatttatatatatataagagagaggaagagagagagagagggggggggggggagcagagagatagatagatagaaagagagagagagagagagagagagagagagagagagagagagagagagagagagacagagagagagagagagagataacgaaagagacgggagaagggaaggcaggggaggcatatatatatatatatatatatatatatatatatatatatatatatatataaatatatatatatatatatatatatatatatttaatatatatacatatatatacatatatatatgtatttatagatatatataactatatatacatagatatatatacataaatatatatacatatatatatgtgtgtgtgtgtgtatatacatatatatacatatatatacatatatatacatgtgtgtgtgtatgtatatatatatatatatatatatatttatatatatatgtatatatatgtatatatatgtatatatttatatatatgttggtgtgtgtgtgtgtgtatgtgtgtgtgtgtgtgtgtgtgtatgtatatatgtatataaatatatatatatatatatatatatatatatatacatgtatacacatatatatatatgtgtgtgtgtgtgtgtgtatatctgtgtgtgtgtgtgtgcgtgtacgtgtgcgtgtgtgtgtgtgtgtgtgtgtgtgtgtgtgtgtgtgtgtgtaaacatactctctctctcctctctctctctctctctttctctctctctctctctctatctatctatctatttatctatctatctatctatctatctatctatctatctatctatctatctatctatctatctatctatctatctatctatctctatctctctcctacgcACGCAAACATGCCCACGTAGCCCGACCCTGTTGGACAACGCAATGCACACGCGGAGACATCCACGGCGGCGGCTTGTTAATCGATGAACTATCCGCACACAAACCTCTCGCGGCGCCAGTGAACAGAGCACATCGCACACGTTAAACGACGCTGCCCATCGACCGCCTCATGACACATCGCCAATAAAGGATAACTTTACAGAGTCTCATTTCGTCCGCGTGCTGTGCCGCCCCCGCTCCACGCAACACATCACAGGGCTTGTGTTCTGGGAAATTCACTGTACACGTTGAATACACATTATACGATGCGTTTAGATACGCACATTGATTGATAAATGTCATAAAGTGATGATGCTGTATTTGTTATCTCTATTAGTCACAAAGCGACAAAGCTCACAGCATGGACTCGTTCGCTGTACGAAAACACCAAAAATGACACGCGACCTTAAATGCCAGCGTCTCTCGCAGCGACACAACCAAGTTACCGGGACTTTCAATGTCCTCATTAAATCCTCTCAGCAAACGATGAACTAATATTTGAAAAAAGAGGATTGAACAATGGGGTCAAGTCACATAAAGGCGAGGTTTGGCCTCCGGGCGGACGCGCGCCGAAGGCCAAACTTGATGATACTGGTAGTAATGAGAGCGGCGTGTGGTGGCGGCGATaccgatggtgataatattgttgcaactgctactgctaatattaaagataccactactactactactatcattaaagatattactgatgataacaataataatattaacaacgacaattataacaacaacaacagtaatattgatactaataaaagtaagagaaatactgataatgataaaaatgatgataatgataatattgataatgatgatgatgataataatgatatcagtaacaacaacaacagtaataataataataataacaataatgataatattattaatactgataataataattaaaataataatgataataataataataataataataataataataataataatgagaagagagagagagagagagagagagagagagagagagagagagagagagagagagaggacaggacaggaagacacacacacacactcgcgcatagagagagggagagagagagagagagagagagagagaaagagagagagagagagagagagagagttgggggagagagagtgggaggaagggatagaaagagaaagagagagagagagagagagagagagagagagagagagagagcaactgagacagacagacagacagagagagagagaggaagagggagagagagagatgaaagatggaataaggcaATGCCGCCTTGATAGATATAGAACAATCCTCcatgaccaggcctcgaacctaggtcactccgggtatgaaactggagggccagactaaaccaaccatgccacacgacccactaaaagaagtggtcagggaggattgttatatatctaccaatgtggcattgcattattccatctttcatatatatacctcagtatatctgacttcggtttcgaatttctaaatcattttccaccgagtgtccacggggagtgtAAGTAGAACCTcgatatcattactcatgtatgagtaaataggtaatgtctatggagctagttagatcctagttgcacactcctttaagtgggtcgtgtggcatgattggtttagtactggtccttcggtctcatgcccggagtgacctaggttcgaggcctggtcaaggaggattgttctatatttatcaatgcggcattgtctTATTCcatcttgcatctctctctctctctgtggtgcagcggtagcgatctcgtctagcaatcttgctgacctgcgttcaaatccctcgccgccagtggatggtatccctggccattccttgcacacaggggataacttagaagcaaaataaaacagacactatgtcacaccaagaatatccattgtaacaaatggaatcaaattaaactttttttttaacctctctctctccctatttatctctctctctgtctgtctcagtcgctctatctctctctctctctctctctttcttgattcgAGGCCCGgtctgggaggattgttatatatctatcaatgcggcactgcattattccatccttcatatataaatatatatatatatgtatgtatatatatatatatattaatatatatatatgtgtgtgtgtgtgtgtgtgtgtgtgtgtgtgtgtgtgtgtgtgtgtgtgtgtgtgtatgtatgtgtgtgtgtgggtgtaaagtCTGACTGGCCAATCTGGGACCCCCCTAAGGACTGATGTCATCGACCACGCCCACGGAACTTTTGGAGGTTGAAACAATGATTAATTCATCAACTCAGATTACCGTTTCTTATTCACTTCGCTTAATGATTATCCGAATTCATTGACTTTTCTATAACTGCATAGCTTGTCGGCCATTCTTTATATTACATGTACTTCTATTTGTTATATAAGTTGCGTGCCCGTgcgcacacatactgtatatatacttacatatgcatatatcagtgCATGTTTGAGTTACTGCGTTCGACTGCaaatgtatatgcttgtgtgtttacTAACGTCTAAGTAAATGTTTATCCAAATACTGGTCCGCTTCCGAGGCCTGTGTTCCTCAAGCCTCGCATCTTTAACGACACCCCGAGACCCCGGCTTCCCCGTCCAATCAATTCGCATCAAAGACAAAATGATAATCTCTGATCCATTCCGAATTCCACAAAGTCTCGCGCGCATCACGAGGCCCGAggagaggaggcggcggaggcggaacCACATTAATTATTGGGTAATATCTAATATGCAAACGAAGTAATTTACACGGAGTGACtaagtgggagaaggaaagaggaagagagagagagagagagagagagatagagaggggggagagagaacatTGATACTCTGTATACTCTGTTGGTGTTTATTTGTTGATAGATGAGCACAACGCTCAGATTATGAGcatttaacaaataaataaatgttcataAGGGCCAGATACGGAGGTACCGGTGCTCGGACAGCCGCAGCACGCTAATGTGGGCGTGCGACGGACAGTTGGGCGCCCAGTCCGTGCACCTGAGAAGCACATTGTCTGGAGGCGTTCCTTAACCGGGGGTGAGGTCAGGTCACTTGAGCCCGAGTCTTCAGGGCGCCGATATACAAAAATTCGCCGATGGAAAACACCCCATATGGATCATTACAGGACCTGTGGCTTAGATGAAACCACTTGGAATTTACTCTAAATCGTGGGGCTTACAATcgtcacaaagagagaaagagagaggaagagacagagagaaaaaactgggagagagagagaaagaggaagagatagagaggcggggggagagaaggagagcggaagagagagagagagagagagagagagagagagagagagagagagagagagagagagagagagagagagagagagagagagagagagagagggagagagggagagagagagagagagagagagagagagagagagagagaagcagagagagagaaacggagagagggagagaggggaggaggaggagtagacagagagatagatagatagagagagagagagagtaagatagagagcaagagcgagagagggagagagagagagagagagagagagagagagagagaaagaaagagagagagagagagagagagagagagagagagagagagagagagagagagagacagagagagacagagagagacacagagagagagacagagagagagacagagagagagacagagatagagaagcgtagagagagaaacagagagacagggggggaggaggggaggagtagacaaagcgatagataaaaagagagatagcgagaagcagagagagagacgcggagagagggagagaggggaggggaaagagcagacagagagatagatagatagaaagagagagagagagtaagagagagagcgagagagagagagagagagagagaaagagagagagagagagagagagagagagagagagagagagagagagagagagagagagagagagagagagagagatagagagggaaagagagagaaagagagagagagagagagagagagagagagagagagagagagagagagagagagagagagagagagagagagcaagagcgagagagggagagagagagagagagagagagagagagagagagagagagagagagagagagagagagagagagagagcgagagagagagagagagagagagagagagagagagagagagagagagagaaagagagagagagagagagagagagagagagagagagaaagagagagagagagagagagagagagagagagagggagagacagagatagagaagcatagagagagaaacggagagacagggggggaggaggggaggagtagacaaagagatagataaaaagagagatagcgagaagcagagagagagacgcggagagagggagagaggggagggggaagagcagacagagagatagatagatagaaagagagagagagagtaagagagagagcgagagagagagagagagagagagagagagagagagagagagagagagagagagagagagagagagagagagagagagagagagagagagacagagagagagacagagatagagaagcatagagagagaaacggagagacagggggggaggaggggaggagtagaccaagagatagataaaaagagagatagcaagaagcagagagagagacgcggagagggggagagaggggagggggaagagcagacagagagatagatagatagaaagagagagagagagtaagagagagagcaagagagagagcgagagcgagagagagagagagagagagagagagagagagagagagagagagagagagagagagagagagagagagagagaaagagagagagagagagagagagagagagagagagagagagagagagagagagagagagagagagagagaagcagagatagagaagcacagagagaaaacggagagagaggggggggagtagacacagagatagatgaatagaaagagagagagagcgagagcgagcgagagagagagagagagagagagagagagagagagagagagagagagagagagagagagagagagagagagagagagagagagaaagagagagagaagcagagatagagaagcatagagagagaaacggagagagacggggggagtagatagagagatagatagataaaaagaaagagagcgagaagcagagagagagaaacggagagggagagaggggagagggcgaagagtagacagagagatagatagatagaaagagagagagagagtaagagagagagcaagaaagagagcgagagcgagagcgagagagagagagagagagagagagagagagagagagagagagagagagagagagagagagagagagagagagagaaagagagagggaaaggcaagcTGGGGCGAAGAGGACCGGCGGCGCTGGCCAGGTCGGGCGGGCAGCCTCGGCCAGGGAAGCCGTTTGAAGTAAGACCATGTTTTCAGAAACAAACGGAATAGCTAACAAGCGGCgtggccctcccccccccccccccccccctacccggcCGACCAGCGCCCCGACCTCGCTGTTACACGCGCCGCTGGCCTCGGGAGAGCCCGACCTCGGGGCGGCGCCCTTTAAAGGACTTgtacaatatcaatatataaatacacacacacacacacacacacacacacacacacacacacacacacacacatacacacacacacacacacacacacacacacacacacacacacacacacacacacacacacacacacacacaaacacacacacacacacacacacacacatatatatatatatatatatatatatatatatgtgtgtgtgtgtgtgtgtgtgtgtgtgtgtgtgtgtgtgtttgtgtgtgtgtgtgtgtgtgtgtgtgtgtgtgtgtgtgtgtgtgagtgtgtatatgtacatatatatgtatatatatacatatatatatatatatatatatatatatatatatatatatatatatatatctgtgtgtgtgtattttgcatatacacaaccatgcacacacacacacacacacacacacacacacacacacacacacacacacacacacacacacacacacacacacacacatatatgtgtatatatatgtgtgtgtgtgtgtaaatatatatatatatatatatatatatatatacatatatatatatatatatatatatatatatatatatacacatacatgtgtgtgtgtgtgtgtgtgtgtgtgtgtaaatatatatatatatatatatatatatatatatatatatatatatatgtgtgtgtgtgtgtgtgtgtgtgtgtgtgtgtgtgtgtgtgtgtgtgtgtgtgtttgtgtgtgtgtgtgtatgttatgtatgtatatagatatatatgtgtgttcgtgtgtgtgtgtgtgtgtgtgtatatatatataaatatatatatatatatatatatatatatatatatatatatacatacgtacacaaatacatataaatacgtatatatatatatatatatatatatatatatatatatatatatatatatatatatatatgtgtgtgtgtgtgtatatatatatatatatatatatatgtgtgtgtgtgtgtgtgtgtgtgtgcgtgtgtgtgtgtgtgtgtgtgtgtgtgtgtgtgtgagtatgtgtgtgtgtgtattcgtatgtaaGTAAGTAGGGAAGGCGTCTGGTAAATAGTTTGTTTGGAAAAGGATAATTGGTAAAACGGTAAGCAGGCAGGTAGAAaggaaggtaaaaagagagacaatTAACCCAACCTGCAAGCGGGAAGCAATTAGGTAGGAAGGGCAAAGGTCGGCTGTTTGACAGGTGGATGTTCTCTTGCAGGAAAGGACGCATGTAAGGACGAAGTGTAGGGGAGGAGGCCCTTGGGCGGGAAGCCTCTCGAGCACGTGGAAGGAAGCAAGGCAGACAAGAAAACGGGGTTGAGGCCGGCCTAAGGCTCGGCCTCTTACCTGGAGAGGTAGAGTCCACACAGCTTGGGCGGGGCGCCGCACTGGAGGTCGGGCGCCGAGATGGAGGTGTTGGCGGCCGACAGGAGGTCCGCCAGCCACCTGACGGAGCAGTTGCAGACCAGTGGGTTGTCCCGGAGATCGAGGACCGCCAGGGACCTCCAGGCGAAGTCGGAAGAACCCATCGTCTGCAGGCTGTTGGCGCGGAGGTCGAGGCTGCGGAGGCTGGGGAGGGGCGCGAGGAAGCCGCTGGGGAGGCGGCGGAGGGACGGATTGTGGGAGAGCGTGAGGGAGCGTAGCTTGCGGCAGCGGGAGAGCGCTTCCGGGTGGAGGCGAGAGAGGCGCGGGCACCGGGACACCTCCAGGAAGTCGAGGCTGCGGAGGCTGCGGAAGGCCAGCGCCCCGAGGCTCGTGATCTGATTTCTGCCGATATGGAGGCTCTCGAGGGCGCCCAGCGGGTCGAGGGCCGCCGCAGGGACCTCGCACAGAAGGTTGTCGTTGAGGTTGAGCTTCTGCAGCGCCGTCAGGTGGTGGAAGGCGGCTTCGTCAATGTGGTCGATGCTGTTGGATTGCAGGGCAAGGGCGGCGAGCGCAGGCGTGGGGAAGGCGCCGCCCTCGAGACGCGTGAGGCGGTTGCGGCACAGCTGGAGCACGCGGAGCACCCCCAAACCCTCGAGGGCGGCCGTGGGCGTGTGGCGGAAGTAGTTGTCGCAGAGGTCGAGCACCTCGAGTGCGGGGCAGCCGTGGAAGGCGTGGCGGACGAGCGCGTGAAGCTTGTTGTGCCCCAGCAGGAGCACAGTCAGGCGGGGCGTGTCCCCTAATACTGCGGGCGGCAGATCCGAGAGACCGTTGTGGCCCAGGTCGAGCAGCCCAAGCGAGGTCAGGCCGCGGAAGGCGCCCGGGAGGAGGACAGACACATTGTTGTGGGCAAGGCGGAGCTCCTGCAGGTGGCGCTGCATCTCGAAGTTATGGGTGCCGAGGGAGGCGAGCAGATTGTGCGAGAGGTCCAATTCACGCAGCTGGTCGAAGAACACGAGTGTCTGCGCCACCGAGCTGATGGCGTTGTGGGCGAGGTTGAGGCGCCTCAGCCCCGGGTTGAACAGGATGGGCACCACGTTGACGCCCGCGCCCACGCAGCGGGCGCTGGGTCCGTCGTCGTCGCACGAGCAGCCGGGGGGACAGAAGGCCCGCGCTGACGCCACCAGGACTGCCCACACCAGCCACCGGCGGGACGCCATCTTCGTCTGCGGCGAGAAACGGGGGTAAGGCTGTAGGCTCGGCTATGGCTAAGTCTGGGGGCTGCAGAAAggctataaaaataacaacaactacatttCCTTCATTCACatgcataaacttatatataagtgtacacacacacagacacacacacacacacacacacacacacacacacacacacacacacacacatatatatatatatatatatatatatatatatatatttgtgtatatgtatatatatttatatctgtatacatatgtatatatatatgaaattatatatatatatatatatatatatatattaatataaacatatctatattatctatcaatatcaatatccatctacctaactatatatctctctatatatcaatt is a genomic window of Penaeus chinensis breed Huanghai No. 1 chromosome 23, ASM1920278v2, whole genome shotgun sequence containing:
- the LOC125037416 gene encoding insulin-like growth factor-binding protein complex acid labile subunit, which gives rise to MASRRWLVWAVLVASARAFCPPGCSCDDDGPSARCVGAGVNVVPILFNPGLRRLNLAHNAISSVAQTLVFFDQLRELDLSHNLLASLGTHNFEMQRHLQELRLAHNNVSVLLPGAFRGLTSLGLLDLGHNGLSDLPPAVLGDTPRLTVLLLGHNKLHALVRHAFHGCPALEVLDLCDNYFRHTPTAALEGLGVLRVLQLCRNRLTRLEGGAFPTPALAALALQSNSIDHIDEAAFHHLTALQKLNLNDNLLCEVPAAALDPLGALESLHIGRNQITSLGALAFRSLRSLDFLEVSRCPRLSRLHPEALSRCRKLRSLTLSHNPSLRRLPSGFLAPLPSLRSLDLRANSLQTMGSSDFAWRSLAVLDLRDNPLVCNCSVRWLADLLSAANTSISAPDLQCGAPPKLCGLYLSR